One Maribacter sp. HTCC2170 genomic window, TTCCCAACAATAAGGTTTATAAACTTGACTCCAAGAATGATACCATTACATATTTACAACCTTCAGGCTTCACTGCAAAAGGTTTTTCAGGAGATGAACCAGGTTCAAATGGATTATTACTGAACCCAGAAGGAAAACTAGTGCTTATGCAACATGGAGATAGGCAAATTGGATTAATGGATGCACCATTATCAGCACCAAGTGAAAAGTACATTTCACTGGCAAGCTCCTTTAAAGGAAAGAAATTCAACAGTCCAAACGACGGTTCTTTTGACAAAGAAGGAAACCTATACTTCACAGACCCCCCATATGGGCTTCCAAAAAAAATGAACGACCCAAATAAGCAGCTTGAATTTCAAGGTGTATACTGTCTTTTGAAAAATGGCGAGATAATGCTGTTGGATAAACTGTCAAGACCAAATGGGATAGCTCTTTCTTTGAACCAAAAAACCCTCTATGTAGCCGTTTCAGATAAAAAACATGCAGTCTGGTACCAATATGATATCCTTGAACCAGGCAAAGTTGTCAATAAAAGAATATTCCATGATGTTACCTATTTAGTTGGCCAAAAAGGTCAACAAGGACTCCCGGACGGAATGAAAGTGAACAATAAAGGATATCTTTTTGCAACAGGTCCTGGTGGAATATGGATTTTCAATAAATCTGCAAAGCCAATAGGCAGGATTTATACAGGTCAACTTACATCTAACTGTGCTTTATCAAAAGACCAAAAAACACTTTTCATTACAGCGGATGATTACATTATGTCAGTAAACCTGAAATAACCTTTCAAAAACAGTTCTAATTTACAGTGTGATGAACGAAAACAAACCCAATAAGCAAACAACTTAGCTTATCATAATTTTTGTTTTTTTTTCGAACTACGAATATCTACTCAAGAGCCTTGCTATGAAGCAACTCCATCCCTGTTGAAGAACGATTTTTAAACCCTTCCCAAGTTTTTATATTGGAATTTTTAGGGAGGCCAAGGTATTTTGAAAAATCACCTCCTTTTAAATGGGTGCCTAAAAACGCTGTAACAAAATGCTGATTGATATTGTTGATTTTACGTTGATCCCAAGTGGGCTCTGCATAACGATAATACTCATCAATATGTAATCCAAGCCTTAAGGACTCCGCTGGGGGAGGGTTAGGCGCTACGTTATGTCTTGCATTCATATATGTGAGTAAATAGCGATCAGCATTAACAGCCCCTTCATAGATGGCCTTGATACCTTTTTCATAGCCCGAAATATCATCTTCACTGCCTGCAACAAATAATGTTGGGGTTTTTAAGCCTTTTAAGCCTTCTGCATCCCAAACGCCACGTTCCATGCCCCAAGGAGCAAAGGCCACAACTGCTTTGATGCGAGAGTCTTTTCCGCCCATAAAGTTGGGATTACTGGCCAAAAGCTCTGAAATGGCCGAACTACCGCCGGTCATGCCTGTAAAAAACTTGCCCATACCATCAGAATAACCAGCACCCGCTACATTAAGGACACCATAACCTCCCATGGAATATCCAACAATGCCAGTTTTATTGGCATCAATGATTCCTGCCAATGTATCACTACTATCGCTTTTACCTAAGCGTTCCATTTCACTGATAACGAACTGTATATCCTTCGCACGATTCAGCAATGTACTTGGAAAAGGGGCAGCATCCTTAAAAGTAGAATCGGTATGATCAATGGCAACGACCACATACCCCTTGGAGGCCAAATTTTCGGTCAAATATGTCATTAGGTATCGTGAACCAACATAACCATGGGACACAATAACTAGTGGATACTTTTCAGTAGCAGCTTTGGGTTCTGCATCACGCAAAGCCCTTCCCTTAAAGGTAAAAGGCACCAAAGGACGTAACGAATCACCACGAGTGCCCATTACTTCTTCATAAATTACAATGGCTTCTACATCTGTTTCTACTTGTGCGGGGTACCATATTTCTACTTTCAAGTTACGATTATACAACGGATCGTTTCCCTCCTTGGAATTCAAAATATCTACTTGACCTGTGTTTACCAAATCAATTGTACGCACTCCTACGGAAAGCTCACCACGCTTCGATAGCTCGGGCGCATCAGGTAAAGGATCACCATACAAAAAAGTGTCCTGAGCATTTAGGGAAACATTTAAAAAAAGAATAATAAGGGTAAAGCAGAAAGATGATTTTAGAACAAAACTGAACTTCATATTAGGGAATATTGGTTTTGTTTAAATGTACGGAATTTATCAGGGAGTAATAATCTTAATCAGAAGTCACATAAACCAATCCTTAATAAAACTAATCCAGGTATTCACCGACGAGTTAC contains:
- a CDS encoding SMP-30/gluconolactonase/LRE family protein, producing MKYFVVIGLSILIVTVSCKKIRKEDSVEPKTEKAASFSIEILDNEALGVIAPNATINVLASGFIWTEGPLWIDDGKYLLFSDIPNNKVYKLDSKNDTITYLQPSGFTAKGFSGDEPGSNGLLLNPEGKLVLMQHGDRQIGLMDAPLSAPSEKYISLASSFKGKKFNSPNDGSFDKEGNLYFTDPPYGLPKKMNDPNKQLEFQGVYCLLKNGEIMLLDKLSRPNGIALSLNQKTLYVAVSDKKHAVWYQYDILEPGKVVNKRIFHDVTYLVGQKGQQGLPDGMKVNNKGYLFATGPGGIWIFNKSAKPIGRIYTGQLTSNCALSKDQKTLFITADDYIMSVNLK
- a CDS encoding alpha/beta hydrolase family protein, which translates into the protein MKFSFVLKSSFCFTLIILFLNVSLNAQDTFLYGDPLPDAPELSKRGELSVGVRTIDLVNTGQVDILNSKEGNDPLYNRNLKVEIWYPAQVETDVEAIVIYEEVMGTRGDSLRPLVPFTFKGRALRDAEPKAATEKYPLVIVSHGYVGSRYLMTYLTENLASKGYVVVAIDHTDSTFKDAAPFPSTLLNRAKDIQFVISEMERLGKSDSSDTLAGIIDANKTGIVGYSMGGYGVLNVAGAGYSDGMGKFFTGMTGGSSAISELLASNPNFMGGKDSRIKAVVAFAPWGMERGVWDAEGLKGLKTPTLFVAGSEDDISGYEKGIKAIYEGAVNADRYLLTYMNARHNVAPNPPPAESLRLGLHIDEYYRYAEPTWDQRKINNINQHFVTAFLGTHLKGGDFSKYLGLPKNSNIKTWEGFKNRSSTGMELLHSKALE